The DNA segment CGCAACCGCTCTCCCACTCCGCCGGCGCGTCCCCAGCACGCCCGACCGCGTTCGCCGATGGCCCCATCGCCGCGCTCGCCCGCGGCACCGCGGGCCTTGGCGACGACACGTCCCCCGTTCCTTTCGAACAGGCCGCCTCTATCGCGTCCCGAATCGAGCAGCACCTCCGCTCCGACTACGCGTACACACTCGAGATGCAGGCTCCCCCCGCCGGCGAGGACCCGATCGAGTTCTTCCTCTTCACCCGCAAGGCCGGCCACTGCGAGTACTTCGCGTCGGCGATGGTCGCGATGTGCCAGTCGCTTGGCCTCCCCGCCCGCATCGTCAGCGGCTACCTCGCCGCGGAGTTCAATGCCGGCACCGGCCGCTACATCGTCCGCGAGTCCAACGCCCATGCGTGGGCCGAGGTCTACGTCGGCAACGGTCGCTGGCGAACGTTCGACCCATCCCCCCCGGGCGACATCGAACGGCTGCACCGCCCCGCGTCGGGCTTGTTCGCGCGGCTCCGCGCCTACTACGAGGCGATCGAGTTCAGTTGGAACAAGTCGGTCGTGCTCTTCGACGAGCAGAGCCGCTCCGACCTGCTAACCAGGGTTCGCTGGTCCCGGCTCTCTCCCGGCAGGCTCGGCGACCGCCTGGCCACCTTCGCTCGCGGCGCGATCGCGAAGATCCTCTCCGGCGACGTCCGCGCCTGGGTCGAAGTCTCGGGCTGGATCGCCATCGCCGCGGGGGTGATTGGCGTTATCGTCCTGGGCGCCCGCCAGTTCGGGCCTCGCCTGCTCGCCCGAGTGTCCCGGCTCGGCACCCGCGCCCGCGACACCGATGAGGCAGAGATCGCAGCCCAGACGACGTTCTACCGCCGCATCCTCCGCGCGCTCTCCCGAGCCGGCGCCGCCAAGCCCCCGGGCCGGACCGCCCTGGCCCACGCTGCGGCAATCAGCCACGACCTCCCGGACCTTGCATCCACGCTCCGCGACGCCGCCATCCTGTACCACCAAGTCCGCTTCGCTCGCCGGCCGCTCACCCCCGAGCAGCGGTCGGTCGCACTGGCCCTCGCGGATCGTGCCTCAACGGCCGCCCGCCGACCGAGAACACCGGCCTCGCCACCACCCGGCCGATAAGCACGCCCATCCCGGTTCGATCGCGCCGATCACGCCGGACCGCACGCCTGCAAATCCAGCCTGTCGCCCCACTTGCTGAAGGGATCGATGCGCCGGCCCGATGCTCTCATCCGCCGGGACGCGCGCCCGAGTCCGCGTCCCACTCTTCCGAGCCATCCCGTCATTTGTTGAGAGGGCACGAGTGCCAGCCTCACGATCACGAACCGAGCACTGGTTGGACTGTCTGCGCAAGATCCACGAGCGCGGCGGCGCCATCGAGATCTCCGTCCGCCGCCCGGAGCACGACTCCGCCAACCCGGCGCCGGGGGGCTCCGACATCGTCTGGCGCGTCAAGATCGTCTCGCTCACCGCCTCAGAGGTGGTCGTCGAGCCCCCGTCGGTCTGCGGCGCCAACATCGAACTGAGCCAGGGCGTCGCCCTCATCGGCGCTATGACCGTCGGGCAAAACCGCTGGATGTTCACCACGCTTGTCCGGGGCCACCGCGTCGGCACGGGTCCCGATGGCCAGCGTCTCCGCCAGCTCGTCCTCGCCTCACCGCAGGGCGTCGAGCGATGCGCCCGCCGCCAGTTCTACCGCCTCGGCACAACCACACTCAACCTCACCCCGGTCCAGTGCTGGCCGCTGCTCAACCCCTCCACCGTCCTCACCGCGGAGACTGCCAACCGTCTCCTCATCGAGCGGCTTCTGGCCGACAACTCGCTCGCGGCAGCGGACCAGGCCGACGAGGCCGCACCCGAATCGATCCAGCTCCCCGAGGCCGCGCCCCCCTTTACCGCTCACCTGGTCAACGTCAGCGGCGGCGGCCTGGGCCTGCGCATCCTCCGTAAGGACGCCGCCGCCCTGGAGCGCCGCCACTTCTTCTGGGTCCGGGTCGACCTGCGGCCGCACATCCCCGCCCCCGTCGCCGTCACGGCCCGTCTCGCCCACACGCACATCGATTCCGAGCAGAATGTCTACGCCGGCATGGCGTTTGACTTCGCCTTCAACCCCGCGCACCGCAAGTTCGTACTCGACCTCTTCACCGGCTACGTCGCACGACTGCAGTCGCTGCAGCGTCCACACACGGCCAGCGCCTGATCCCGCCCGCGACCGGCGTCTACTTCCACTTGTTGGTGTACGACTCGGGGTTCTCGATCACCATTGCGCACACCGTGCCCTTGTACGACCTCAGCAGGATCGCGTTCGTCCCGCCGTTGATCTGCGCCCGCGTCGTCTGACCGTCGCTGGTCACGAAGTTCGGCCGAATCGTGGTGCTCGCCAGTTCAACCGAGCCCTCGCCCGACGCCAACTCGAACATCCCCATCGACGCCGTCGGGATCTGCAGCAGCACCGTCCCCTCCTCCGTCGTCAGCGCCACGGGCGAGGTGACCGGCTTGTCCGTCCTCACCCTGATCGGGCCCGACGAATCCGCGAACCGCCCGTTGTCCACCTGGATCGCCCCCGTAACGCCGATCAGTTCGACCGGCCCGCCGCGGTTCCAGATCATCGCACCCGAGCACGACGGCACCCGCAGCGTGATGTCCGCCCAGACCTCCGCCGGATCGTGCCACGTGGTGCCCGACCGTACCTTGAGCACCCGGCCCCCCTCCTGCTCCAGCCACTCGAACACGACGTTGACCGTCTCCGTGCCGCGGGAGTCCATCATCGAGTCCGGCGGCGGCTTCGCGCCCGCGACCACGTTGGGCACAAGGTTGGTCACCAACGGATCCACGATCACGGTGACCGACCCATGGAAGTTCCGCACGTCGATCGCCGTGTTCGGTGACCACCCCTCGGCCGGCGTGGCGACCTGGGGCTCGATCCCGCGGCGCAGCGAACACCCGACCGCCATCACCCCCACACAAACCGCAACCCCCGCCGCCATCCACCATCGCCGAGACACCTGGATCATCAGTCATCCTCAGAATTCCCGCCAGCTGCACCCTCTCAGGGTCCATCGGCAGGCTGGGTAGTGTATCGGACACCGGTCCCGACTGCCGTTGAACCGCTGCCCCACCCAAGCCTTACCCCAGGTTCCCACCCCGCGGGGGAGCGCTCACCACCCCGATCCCCACTTGACCCAAACTCCAGCGTTTGGTTAAATGCAGCAACTCCGGTGTCGTACCGGGGTGGTACATCGGCCCTCCTGCATGCTCGGAGTTCGGCCGTTAATGGCGGAGTCTCGGGCGGCTCCCGCGGCGACCTTTACAGTCCCGCAACAGCCGACCGGAGAACAACGCCCGTCCGGCTTGTGGATCAATGCCGGATGTATAGATCCAATCGAGTCCTGACCGTGCTTCAGCAGTTTCAAGACCAGCCGCTCGACACCGGGGCCCTGCCTTATCCGGTGACGCTGCCGCCTTGGCGCGCCGCACCGCGGTCCCGGGGTGGCCCCTTCTTGCTGCAGCACACGCGGACCTGATTGGAAACGGCCACGCGACGGGGCCATTCGCCCCCCGCACACCCACGCACGCAGGCGAGGCCAACTCGCCGGCGCGATGCCGCGCCCCGGGTGGATGCGAAGGGATGTCGCCATGCTTGGTCCCGCCGTTCTCGTGTTGGCAATCTCGGATGCGGCCGCCATCGGGATCGGCCTCGCCGGGCTGGCCGTCGGCGCCATCGCCGGAGTGGTCGCCATCCGTTCGATCTCCGGCCGTACGCTGGCGAATGCGACCCGGGAGTCGCAGAGTCTCCTCTCCCGCGCCAAGGACGAGGCCCGGGTCATCACCGAGAAGGCCGCGGTCGATGCCGACAAGCTGGTCCTGGAGCGCAAGGAGAAGTTCGACACCGAGACCGAGGCAGTCCGGCGAGAACTCCGGGAAACGGAGAAGCGCCTCGGCAAGCGGGAGGACCTGCTCGATCAGAAACTCGAGAGCCTCTCCGCCAAGGAGGAGTCCCTTACCAAGGCCACCGACTCCGTCCGCGCCCGTGAGCAGAAGGCGGCCCAGCGCGAGGAGGAACTCGAGGGGGTCATCCGCGAGCAGCGCGACAAGCTCCTCCACATCGCCAAGATGACCGAGGAGGAGGCCAAGCGCGACCTCCTGCTGCGGGTCGAGGAGGACGTCCGCCTCGACATGTCGAAGGTGGTCCACAAGATCACCGAGGAGGCCGAGGCCGATGCGACCAAGCGGGCCCAGGAAATCACCCTGATGGCCATCCAGCGCTACGCAGCCGAGCACACCGCCGAGTCCACGGTCCGCGCCGTCCCCATCCCCTCCGACGACATGAAGGGCCGCATCATCGGCCGCGAGGGCCGGAACATCCGCGCCATCGAGAAGGCCACCGGCGTCGACATCATCGTCGACGACACCCCGGGCGTTATCGTCGTCTCGTGTTTCGACAAGATCCGCCAGGCCGTCGCCGTCGAGTCCCTCAACCGCCTCATCGCCGACGGCCGCATGCACCCCTCCCGCATCGAAGAGGTCGTCGAGAAGGTCAAGAGCGAACTCAACGAGCGGGTCATCAAATCGGGCAAGGAGGCTGTCATGGAGGTCAACCTCCGTGGCGTGCACCCCAAGGTCGCCGAGGCCATGGGCAAGCTCTCCTTCCGCACCTCCTACGGCCAGAACGTCCTGCGGCACAGCGTGGAGGTCGCCTTCCTCTGCCAGATCATCGCCGAGCAACTCGGGCTCGACGGCGCCGTCGCGCGCCGCTGCGGGTTCCTCCACGACATCGGCAAGGCCATGGACCACGAGATGGAGGGCGGACACCCGAAGATCGGCATGGACTTCGCCCGCCAGTACGGCGAGAAGGAGCCGGTCCTCAACGCCATCGGCGGCCACCACGCCGACATCCCGTCGACGTCCTTCTACACCCCCATCGTCATGGCCGCCGACGCCATCTCCTCCGCCCGCCCCGGCGCCCGCCGCGAGTCGATGGAGAAGTACGTCCAGCGCCTCAACGAACTCCAGGACATCGCCCTCAAGCAGCCCGGAGTCACCGAGGCCTACGCCATCCAGGCCGGCCGCGAGGTGCGCGTCATGGTCGATGCCAAGCGCATCAGCGACGACGAGGCCCACAAGATCGCCTACGACATCGCCAAGAAGGTCTCCGAGGAAATGACCTTCCCCGGCGAGATCCGCGTGACCGTGCTGCGCGAGACCAGGGCAGTGGAGTTCGCACGCTGATCAGTGTCCCCAAAGACCCGACATGATCGCTCGTCGCAAACGACTTGTCGGCATCCTCTTCGCTTCGGGACTCGCCGCGTTAGTGCTTGCTTGGATTCTCCAAGTTCCCCAGTCAACGATCTTCAGCGACCGAGCATTCAACATTTTCTGGTTCCGGGATGCCAACGGCAAGTACGTGTTCTCGGAGACTGATCCGCCCACCCGCGAGGGCGTGGTCACCTACGTCGGCTCGATTGCGCGGCTGAGCAATATCAGCGGACGCACGCCGTGGATGTCCGCGTACTTCGAACGCCACCACCAATCCATCATGTTGGATTGGC comes from the Phycisphaeraceae bacterium genome and includes:
- a CDS encoding DUF3488 domain-containing protein; the encoded protein is MNHSHRLNSMLFATAAAAAIAYCVAEPAPRLGLFSVACIIGAYVAARSRITSVPRMVTGLVVLGAIARVTLQVLADSHQENLVSYLAQFLVLVMLIKLFDRRTPRDDGQLLILTLFIVIGALLTSNALPVGLLALAYAPLATATAMLLQIQSGAVRAADAAALIGAPLPPTAHSRPLLGPSGRRRFVGIVATAVVMSLTLSVAGFLIAPRGFGQGALGRFGQVSSGATVGFTDQIRLGSPGLLDPTNTTPVMDVLASDGSRNVGSLARPLHLRGSVRDRWNSGQRTWESSGPSTREPPGPIPVQLPGIVGSGPATTLDVAMRNAPGDRATYLFTQWPPVTIEFESPERLFPPGPSLVLQRVGRPGRLEYRVVTQPLSHSAGASPARPTAFADGPIAALARGTAGLGDDTSPVPFEQAASIASRIEQHLRSDYAYTLEMQAPPAGEDPIEFFLFTRKAGHCEYFASAMVAMCQSLGLPARIVSGYLAAEFNAGTGRYIVRESNAHAWAEVYVGNGRWRTFDPSPPGDIERLHRPASGLFARLRAYYEAIEFSWNKSVVLFDEQSRSDLLTRVRWSRLSPGRLGDRLATFARGAIAKILSGDVRAWVEVSGWIAIAAGVIGVIVLGARQFGPRLLARVSRLGTRARDTDEAEIAAQTTFYRRILRALSRAGAAKPPGRTALAHAAAISHDLPDLASTLRDAAILYHQVRFARRPLTPEQRSVALALADRASTAARRPRTPASPPPGR
- the rny gene encoding ribonuclease Y is translated as MLGPAVLVLAISDAAAIGIGLAGLAVGAIAGVVAIRSISGRTLANATRESQSLLSRAKDEARVITEKAAVDADKLVLERKEKFDTETEAVRRELRETEKRLGKREDLLDQKLESLSAKEESLTKATDSVRAREQKAAQREEELEGVIREQRDKLLHIAKMTEEEAKRDLLLRVEEDVRLDMSKVVHKITEEAEADATKRAQEITLMAIQRYAAEHTAESTVRAVPIPSDDMKGRIIGREGRNIRAIEKATGVDIIVDDTPGVIVVSCFDKIRQAVAVESLNRLIADGRMHPSRIEEVVEKVKSELNERVIKSGKEAVMEVNLRGVHPKVAEAMGKLSFRTSYGQNVLRHSVEVAFLCQIIAEQLGLDGAVARRCGFLHDIGKAMDHEMEGGHPKIGMDFARQYGEKEPVLNAIGGHHADIPSTSFYTPIVMAADAISSARPGARRESMEKYVQRLNELQDIALKQPGVTEAYAIQAGREVRVMVDAKRISDDEAHKIAYDIAKKVSEEMTFPGEIRVTVLRETRAVEFAR